Proteins encoded together in one Nocardioides marinisabuli window:
- a CDS encoding DeoR/GlpR family DNA-binding transcription regulator has translation MFAQERQQAMAQLVTERGRRSVSELAEAFDVTSETVRRDLSVLERLGLLRRVHGGAVPSQALATLESGLGERDLDRPDEKESIARAALGLLPGAGSALLLDAGSTTARLAALLPADLPLTVFTHSVPIASRLAGRPHIDLHLLPGRVRPTTQAAVGPETVEALGRIRADVAVVGTNGLSTGHGLSTPDRDEAATKRALVAAARRVVVLADSHKIGEEALVQFAPLSAIDVLVTDAAISDRHRAELTEAGIEVLVG, from the coding sequence ATGTTTGCCCAGGAACGCCAGCAGGCCATGGCCCAGCTGGTGACCGAGCGCGGCCGCCGGTCGGTCAGCGAGCTGGCCGAGGCCTTCGACGTCACGAGCGAGACCGTGCGCCGCGACCTGTCGGTCCTCGAACGGCTGGGCCTCCTGCGCCGGGTGCACGGGGGTGCGGTGCCCTCGCAGGCCCTGGCCACCCTCGAGTCCGGCCTGGGCGAGCGCGACCTGGACCGCCCCGACGAGAAGGAGTCGATCGCCCGCGCCGCCCTGGGCCTCCTGCCCGGCGCCGGGTCCGCGCTGCTCCTCGACGCCGGTTCGACCACCGCCCGCCTGGCCGCCCTGCTGCCCGCCGACCTGCCGCTGACCGTCTTCACGCACTCGGTGCCGATCGCCAGCCGGCTGGCCGGCCGGCCCCACATCGACCTGCACCTGCTGCCCGGACGGGTGCGGCCCACCACCCAGGCCGCCGTCGGCCCCGAGACCGTCGAGGCGCTCGGCCGGATCCGCGCCGACGTGGCCGTGGTGGGCACGAACGGCCTGAGCACCGGGCACGGCCTGAGCACCCCGGACCGCGACGAGGCGGCGACCAAACGGGCGCTCGTCGCCGCTGCGCGACGGGTCGTCGTCCTGGCCGACAGCCACAAGATCGGCGAGGAGGCCCTGGTGCAGTTCGCGCCGCTCAGCGCCATCGACGTGCTCGTCACCGACGCCGCCATCAGCGACCGCCACCGCGCCGAGCTCACCGAGGCCGGGATCGAGGTGCTGGTCGGATGA
- the ptsP gene encoding phosphoenolpyruvate--protein phosphotransferase — translation MLTHSTLLGTPVVPGLVVGPVVVVRAEIDATAVAVFDASVLDEHAALAAYDVAVEAVAAGYEERATSASGAAAEVLVASAGLARDRGLRSAVRKHLRAGEDLLGALSGAVAQFVGIFTDMGGLMAERASDLRDIERRTLAHLVGVPEPGVVSPATPSVLVAEDLAPADTAGLDPRVVLALVTERGGPTSHTAIIARQLGIPCVVGVAGALDLSEGLDVLVDGTTGVVEVGADPVVADERVRADRARRAEVAAWSGPGATADGVPVKLVANVADPESSASAVQEPVEGVGLFRTELCFLNRTDEPDVDEQAAIYAEVLRPFAGQVVVVRTLDAGSDKPVAFATHVGEDNPALGVRGLRLSFGNPGLLARQLDAIRLAADDTGAEVWVMAPMVATVAEAADFAGQVRERGLKAGVMIEVPAAALLAHRMLEVVDFLSIGTNDLTQYTMAADRMATDLAHLTDSWQPAVLQLIAITAHAGQQAGKPVGVCGEAAADPLLACALVGMGVTSLSMAPAAVRAVGARLATVGAETCEEAAEAALAASDPAGARAAVLQVLDAGEGSAPA, via the coding sequence ATGCTCACCCACTCCACGCTGCTCGGCACCCCGGTGGTGCCCGGCCTGGTCGTCGGCCCAGTCGTCGTCGTCCGCGCCGAGATCGACGCCACCGCCGTCGCGGTCTTCGACGCCTCCGTGCTCGACGAGCACGCCGCCCTGGCGGCCTACGACGTCGCCGTCGAAGCGGTCGCCGCGGGCTACGAGGAGCGCGCCACCTCGGCCTCCGGGGCGGCGGCCGAGGTGCTGGTCGCCAGTGCCGGGCTGGCTCGCGACCGGGGGCTGCGCTCGGCGGTGCGCAAGCACCTGCGTGCGGGGGAGGACCTGCTGGGCGCCCTCTCGGGAGCGGTGGCCCAGTTCGTCGGCATCTTCACCGACATGGGTGGACTGATGGCCGAGCGAGCCAGCGACCTGCGAGACATCGAGCGGCGCACGCTGGCCCACCTGGTGGGGGTCCCCGAGCCCGGCGTCGTCTCGCCGGCGACGCCCTCGGTGCTCGTCGCCGAGGACCTCGCTCCGGCCGACACCGCCGGCCTCGACCCCCGGGTCGTGCTGGCGCTGGTCACCGAGCGTGGCGGACCCACCAGCCACACCGCGATCATCGCCCGCCAGCTGGGCATCCCCTGCGTGGTCGGTGTGGCGGGCGCCCTCGACCTGTCCGAGGGCCTCGACGTGCTCGTCGACGGCACCACCGGCGTGGTGGAGGTCGGCGCCGATCCGGTGGTGGCTGACGAGAGGGTGCGGGCCGACCGGGCTCGCCGGGCCGAGGTGGCCGCCTGGTCGGGACCGGGCGCCACCGCCGACGGGGTCCCGGTCAAGCTCGTCGCCAACGTGGCCGACCCCGAGTCATCCGCCTCGGCCGTCCAGGAGCCGGTGGAGGGCGTGGGGCTCTTCCGCACCGAGCTGTGCTTCCTCAACCGCACCGACGAGCCGGACGTCGACGAGCAGGCGGCGATCTACGCCGAGGTCCTGCGTCCCTTCGCCGGCCAGGTCGTCGTGGTGCGCACGCTCGACGCAGGTTCCGACAAGCCGGTCGCCTTCGCCACCCACGTCGGGGAGGACAACCCGGCGCTGGGCGTGCGCGGTCTGCGCCTCTCGTTCGGCAACCCCGGGCTGCTGGCCCGTCAGCTCGACGCCATCCGACTCGCCGCCGACGACACGGGTGCGGAGGTCTGGGTGATGGCCCCGATGGTCGCCACCGTCGCCGAGGCCGCCGACTTCGCGGGCCAGGTGCGCGAACGGGGCCTCAAGGCAGGCGTCATGATCGAGGTCCCGGCCGCTGCCCTGCTGGCGCACCGCATGCTCGAGGTCGTCGACTTCCTCTCGATCGGCACCAACGACCTGACCCAGTACACGATGGCGGCCGACCGGATGGCCACCGACCTCGCCCACCTCACCGACTCCTGGCAGCCGGCGGTGCTGCAGCTGATCGCGATCACCGCACACGCCGGGCAGCAGGCCGGCAAGCCCGTGGGTGTGTGCGGCGAGGCCGCCGCCGACCCGCTGCTGGCCTGCGCGTTGGTCGGGATGGGCGTCACCTCCCTGTCGATGGCTCCCGCGGCGGTGCGGGCCGTGGGTGCCCGGCTGGCGACGGTCGGTGCCGAGACCTGTGAGGAGGCGGCCGAGGCGGCGCTGGCGGCGTCCGACCCGGCCGGTGCCCGCGCCGCGGTGCTCCAGGTGCTGGATGCCGGGGAGGGGTCCGCCCCGGCCTGA
- a CDS encoding DUF6458 family protein produces the protein MGYGLGAFLLAVGLILALAVQDAVDGVDLQMIGWILTIVGLGVIILSAVTLNSGRRKGTVATTTHADGSVTERRTEHDV, from the coding sequence ATGGGTTACGGACTCGGAGCCTTCCTGCTGGCGGTCGGCCTCATCCTGGCGCTGGCCGTGCAGGACGCCGTCGACGGCGTCGACCTCCAGATGATCGGCTGGATCCTCACGATCGTCGGTCTCGGCGTCATCATCCTGTCCGCGGTGACGCTGAACTCGGGCCGTCGCAAGGGCACGGTCGCCACGACCACGCACGCCGACGGCTCGGTCACCGAGCGTCGCACCGAGCACGACGTGTGA
- the rpsO gene encoding 30S ribosomal protein S15: MSIGTDAETKKKIIAEYAVAEGDTGSPEVQIALLSHRISHLTEHLKQHKHDHHSRRGLLLLVGQRRRLLNYLNKSDINRYRSIIERLGLRR, encoded by the coding sequence ATGTCGATCGGTACCGACGCGGAGACCAAGAAGAAGATCATTGCCGAGTACGCCGTCGCCGAGGGCGACACCGGCTCGCCCGAGGTCCAGATCGCGCTGCTGAGCCACCGCATCAGCCACCTCACCGAGCACCTCAAGCAGCACAAGCACGACCACCACAGCCGTCGTGGCCTGCTGCTCCTGGTGGGCCAGCGCCGCCGGCTGCTGAACTACCTGAACAAGTCCGACATCAACCGGTACCGCTCGATCATCGAGCGCCTCGGTCTGCGTCGCTGA
- a CDS encoding polyribonucleotide nucleotidyltransferase, whose product MTENNTAEPVISAVETVLDNGKFGTRTIKFETGLLARQAAGSVTAYLDDDTMLLSATTAGKHPKDHFDFFPLTIDVEERMYAAGQIPGSFFRSEGRPGEDAILTCRLIDRPLRPTFKKGLRNEVQVVITVMALDPDQPYDVLAINAASISTQLSGLPFSGPVGGVRVALIEGQWVAFPTHSQLEDAVFDMVVAGRVTDTGDVAIMMVEAEATEHAWTLIQGGVQAPTEEVVASGLDAAKPFIKQLCEAQAELANVAAKPVQDFPVFLDFEDDVYEAVTKAAKDDLTAAMTIGDKQEREARTDELKAGLLEKLSGQFEGREKEIGAAFRGLNKEVVRERVLRDKVRIDGRGLADIRPLHSEVGLIPRVHGSALFERGETQILGVTTLNMLKMEQQLDTLSPEKSRRYMHKYVFPPFSTGETGRVGSPKRREVGHGALARRALLPVLPSREEFPYAIRQLSEAMGSNGSTSMGSVCASTMSLLHAGVPLRAAVAGIAMGLISGEIDGQTQYVALTDILGAEDAFGDMDFKVAGTREFVTALQLDTKLDGIPAEVLAAALTQARDARLAILDVMAEAIDEPEEMSLHAPRIITVKVPVDKIGEVIGPKGKVINQIQDDTGATLSIEDDGTVYIGATNGEAAEAARSAVNAIANPTMPEVGERYLGTVVKTTNFGAFVSLMPGKDGLLHISKLRGLAGGKRVDSVEDVVSVGQKLQVEIGEIDDRGKLSLVPVLEEGAEDAAEESTEQE is encoded by the coding sequence TTGACTGAGAACAACACGGCCGAGCCCGTCATCTCCGCTGTCGAGACCGTCCTCGACAACGGCAAGTTCGGCACCCGCACCATCAAGTTCGAGACCGGGCTGCTGGCCCGCCAGGCGGCCGGTTCGGTCACCGCCTACCTCGACGACGACACGATGCTGCTCTCGGCGACCACCGCCGGCAAGCACCCCAAGGACCACTTCGACTTCTTCCCCCTGACGATCGACGTCGAGGAGCGGATGTACGCCGCGGGCCAGATCCCCGGCTCGTTCTTCCGCAGCGAGGGTCGCCCGGGCGAGGACGCCATCCTCACCTGCCGCCTCATCGACCGCCCGCTGCGCCCGACCTTCAAGAAGGGTCTGCGCAACGAGGTCCAGGTCGTCATCACCGTGATGGCGCTCGACCCCGACCAGCCCTACGACGTGCTCGCGATCAACGCGGCCTCGATCTCCACCCAGCTCTCCGGCCTGCCGTTCTCCGGCCCCGTCGGCGGCGTGCGCGTGGCGCTGATCGAGGGCCAGTGGGTCGCCTTCCCGACCCACAGCCAGCTCGAGGACGCCGTCTTCGACATGGTCGTGGCCGGTCGGGTCACCGACACCGGCGACGTGGCCATCATGATGGTCGAGGCCGAGGCCACCGAGCACGCCTGGACCCTGATCCAGGGCGGCGTCCAGGCGCCGACCGAGGAGGTCGTGGCCAGCGGTCTCGACGCCGCGAAGCCCTTCATCAAGCAGCTGTGCGAGGCCCAGGCCGAGCTGGCCAACGTGGCCGCCAAGCCGGTCCAGGACTTCCCGGTCTTCCTCGACTTCGAGGACGACGTCTACGAGGCCGTCACCAAGGCCGCCAAGGACGACCTGACCGCCGCGATGACCATCGGCGACAAGCAGGAGCGCGAGGCGCGCACCGACGAGCTCAAGGCCGGGCTGCTCGAGAAGCTGTCCGGTCAGTTCGAGGGCCGCGAGAAGGAGATCGGCGCCGCGTTCCGCGGGCTGAACAAGGAGGTCGTGCGCGAGCGCGTCCTGCGCGACAAGGTCCGCATCGACGGCCGTGGCCTCGCCGACATCCGCCCGCTGCACTCCGAGGTCGGCCTGATCCCGCGCGTGCACGGCTCGGCGCTCTTCGAGCGCGGCGAGACCCAGATCCTGGGTGTCACCACGCTCAACATGCTCAAGATGGAGCAGCAGCTCGACACCCTCTCCCCGGAGAAGTCGCGCCGCTACATGCACAAGTACGTCTTCCCGCCGTTCTCCACCGGCGAGACCGGTCGCGTGGGCTCGCCCAAGCGCCGCGAGGTCGGCCACGGTGCGCTCGCGCGCCGCGCGCTGCTGCCGGTGCTGCCCAGCCGCGAGGAGTTCCCCTACGCGATCCGCCAGCTCTCCGAGGCCATGGGCTCCAACGGCTCCACCTCGATGGGCTCGGTCTGCGCCTCCACGATGTCGCTGCTGCACGCGGGTGTCCCGCTGCGCGCCGCCGTCGCCGGCATCGCCATGGGCCTGATCTCCGGTGAGATCGACGGCCAGACGCAGTACGTCGCGCTCACCGACATCCTCGGTGCCGAGGACGCGTTCGGCGACATGGACTTCAAGGTCGCCGGCACCCGCGAGTTCGTCACCGCGCTGCAGCTCGACACCAAGCTCGACGGCATCCCCGCCGAGGTGCTGGCCGCCGCGCTGACCCAGGCCCGCGACGCGCGCCTGGCGATCCTCGACGTGATGGCCGAGGCCATCGACGAGCCCGAGGAGATGTCGCTGCACGCGCCGCGGATCATCACCGTCAAGGTGCCCGTGGACAAGATCGGCGAGGTCATCGGCCCCAAGGGCAAGGTGATCAACCAGATCCAGGACGACACCGGCGCCACGCTGTCGATCGAGGACGACGGCACCGTCTACATCGGTGCCACCAACGGCGAGGCCGCCGAGGCGGCCCGCTCGGCCGTCAACGCGATCGCCAACCCGACGATGCCCGAGGTCGGCGAGCGTTACCTCGGCACCGTCGTGAAGACGACGAACTTCGGTGCGTTCGTCTCGCTGATGCCGGGCAAGGACGGGCTGCTGCACATCAGCAAGCTGCGCGGCCTCGCCGGCGGCAAGCGCGTCGACTCCGTCGAGGACGTCGTCTCGGTCGGGCAGAAGCTCCAGGTCGAGATCGGTGAGATCGACGACCGCGGCAAGCTCTCGCTCGTCCCGGTGCTCGAGGAGGGCGCGGAGGACGCGGCCGAGGAGAGCACCGAGCAGGAGTGA
- a CDS encoding pitrilysin family protein — MSHTQHLSTTPDHAAPTAAGASRTEDLPGAPGVRRSVLPSGLRVVTEHMPGVRSAAVGVWVGAGSVDEDDTLHGCSHFLEHLLFKGTGSRSALDISIALETVGGEFNAFTAKEYTCFHARVLDEDLPLAVDVLGDMMTDSLLEAADVEAEREVILDEIAMHDDDPDDVVHQLFAEQAYGASSDLGRSIAGTEASIRALTREQVHGFYRRHYRPATMVVSAAGNVDHDEVVRLVEAAFGRGGFLDVVEEPVPVTGRGVAVPVTPGRSSETRPFEQVNVVLGMEGLRRDDPRRFALGVLNTALGGGTSSRLFQEVREVRGLAYSVYSFAGHHADSGLVGVGVGCLPGKLDAVLEVVRGELAKVAAEGITEEELGRGQGQLRGGLVLGLEDSGSRMARIGKAELVHTELLGIEEVLRRIDAVTLEQVRDVAAVVFARPEVLAVVGPA; from the coding sequence GTGAGCCACACCCAGCACCTGAGCACCACCCCGGACCACGCGGCGCCGACCGCCGCCGGCGCCAGCCGCACCGAGGACCTGCCCGGCGCGCCCGGCGTACGCCGCAGCGTGCTGCCCTCGGGCCTGCGGGTGGTCACCGAGCACATGCCCGGCGTCCGCTCCGCGGCCGTGGGGGTCTGGGTGGGCGCGGGCTCGGTCGACGAGGACGACACGCTGCACGGCTGCTCGCACTTCCTCGAGCACCTGCTCTTCAAGGGCACCGGCTCGCGCTCGGCGCTGGACATCTCCATCGCGCTCGAAACGGTCGGCGGTGAGTTCAACGCCTTCACCGCCAAGGAGTACACCTGCTTCCACGCGCGGGTCCTCGACGAGGACCTGCCGCTGGCCGTGGACGTGCTCGGCGACATGATGACCGACAGCCTGCTGGAGGCGGCCGACGTCGAGGCCGAGCGCGAGGTCATCCTCGACGAGATCGCCATGCACGACGACGACCCCGACGACGTGGTGCACCAGCTCTTCGCCGAGCAGGCCTACGGGGCCAGCTCCGACCTGGGCCGCTCGATCGCCGGCACCGAGGCCAGCATCCGGGCGCTCACCCGCGAGCAGGTGCACGGCTTCTACCGCCGGCACTACCGCCCCGCGACGATGGTCGTCTCGGCGGCCGGCAACGTCGACCACGACGAGGTCGTGCGCCTCGTCGAGGCGGCCTTCGGTCGCGGTGGCTTCCTCGACGTGGTCGAGGAGCCGGTCCCGGTGACCGGCCGCGGCGTGGCGGTGCCGGTGACCCCGGGCCGCTCGAGCGAGACCCGGCCCTTCGAGCAGGTCAACGTGGTCCTCGGGATGGAGGGGCTGCGCCGTGACGACCCGCGCCGCTTCGCGCTCGGGGTGCTCAACACCGCGCTCGGCGGGGGCACCTCCAGCCGGCTCTTCCAGGAGGTCCGCGAGGTCCGGGGCCTGGCCTACTCGGTCTACTCCTTCGCCGGCCACCACGCCGACTCGGGCCTGGTGGGCGTCGGCGTCGGTTGCCTGCCCGGCAAGCTCGACGCCGTGCTCGAGGTGGTCCGCGGCGAGCTGGCCAAGGTGGCGGCCGAGGGCATCACCGAGGAGGAGCTGGGCCGCGGTCAGGGCCAGCTGCGCGGTGGGCTGGTCCTGGGCCTGGAGGACTCGGGCTCGCGGATGGCGCGCATCGGCAAGGCCGAGCTGGTGCACACCGAGCTGCTGGGCATCGAGGAGGTGCTGCGGCGCATCGACGCGGTCACCCTCGAGCAGGTGCGCGACGTGGCCGCGGTGGTCTTCGCCCGGCCCGAGGTCCTCGCGGTGGTCGGCCCGGCCTGA
- a CDS encoding NADPH-dependent F420 reductase: MTTLALIGSGNIGSGVARLAVAAGHDVVLSNSRGPETLTDLVAELGPRARAATAQEAAEAGDVVVVTVPLKAVPSLPAEALAGRLVLDTSNYYPQRDGNVAELDDRSTTTSAWVQQHLPEARVVKVFNNIFYGHLPELARPTGSPERSALPIAGDDEAALREATAFLDTLGYDTVVAGDLAESWRFEPGTPAYGAVYFDPEADASAAKPGQAVGMPPSSPTPAQDVRRVLDAARNEGPVGG; the protein is encoded by the coding sequence ATGACAACACTCGCACTCATCGGCAGCGGCAACATCGGCAGCGGCGTGGCCCGCCTGGCGGTCGCCGCCGGCCACGACGTGGTCCTCAGCAACTCGCGCGGGCCCGAGACCCTCACCGATCTGGTGGCCGAGCTGGGCCCCCGGGCCCGGGCCGCCACCGCCCAGGAGGCGGCGGAGGCCGGCGACGTCGTCGTCGTCACCGTCCCCCTCAAGGCCGTGCCCTCGCTCCCCGCCGAGGCGCTGGCCGGGCGCCTGGTGCTCGACACCAGCAACTACTACCCCCAGCGCGACGGCAACGTCGCCGAGCTCGACGACCGCAGCACCACGACCAGCGCCTGGGTCCAGCAGCACCTCCCCGAGGCCCGCGTCGTGAAGGTCTTCAACAACATCTTCTACGGCCACCTGCCCGAGCTGGCCCGTCCGACCGGGTCGCCGGAGCGCTCGGCGCTGCCGATCGCCGGTGACGACGAGGCCGCGCTGCGCGAGGCCACCGCGTTCCTCGACACGCTGGGCTACGACACCGTCGTGGCCGGCGACCTCGCCGAGAGCTGGCGCTTCGAGCCGGGCACCCCGGCCTACGGCGCGGTCTACTTCGACCCCGAGGCCGACGCCTCGGCCGCCAAGCCCGGCCAGGCCGTCGGCATGCCGCCGTCCTCGCCGACTCCGGCGCAGGACGTGCGCCGGGTGCTCGACGCCGCCCGCAACGAGGGCCCCGTCGGCGGCTGA
- a CDS encoding class I SAM-dependent methyltransferase encodes MALQTIPARIRWAVDIMDLQPNDHVLEIGCGPGAGAELICSRVTAGKVFAIDRSESGVDRTKRRCAQYVEAGRLTVRQIDLATLRVPVKRLTKVYAFNVNLFWVRDCADEIALLHERVLPGGAVYLFFEATRPEQVPTIVEKASGALAQGGFRVSVVQRKAPAVVGIIGKRIG; translated from the coding sequence ATGGCACTGCAGACGATTCCGGCGCGGATCCGGTGGGCGGTCGACATCATGGACCTCCAGCCGAACGACCACGTCCTCGAGATCGGCTGCGGCCCGGGCGCCGGTGCCGAGCTGATCTGCAGCCGGGTGACGGCCGGCAAGGTCTTCGCGATCGACCGGTCCGAGTCCGGCGTCGACCGCACCAAGCGGCGCTGCGCGCAGTACGTCGAGGCGGGGCGGCTCACCGTGCGCCAGATCGACCTGGCCACCCTGCGGGTCCCGGTCAAGCGCCTGACGAAGGTCTACGCCTTCAACGTCAACCTCTTCTGGGTGCGCGACTGCGCCGACGAGATCGCGCTGCTGCACGAGCGGGTGCTGCCCGGCGGAGCGGTCTACCTGTTCTTCGAGGCCACCCGGCCCGAGCAGGTGCCGACGATCGTCGAGAAGGCGTCGGGAGCCCTGGCCCAGGGCGGGTTCCGCGTCTCGGTGGTCCAGCGCAAGGCGCCGGCCGTGGTCGGCATCATCGGCAAGCGCATCGGCTGA
- the dapB gene encoding 4-hydroxy-tetrahydrodipicolinate reductase — protein MLAVGVLGARGKVGREVCRAVEAAADTRLVAEIDVDDDLEALVRSGARAVVDFTHPDVVMDNLEFCVSHGIHAVVGTTGFDESRLRTLRGWLADSPGTGVLIAPNFSIGAVLMMRFAAAAAPFYESVEIVELHHPDKADAPSGTARHTAELVAAARREAGCAPVPDATSTALEGARGADVEGIRVHGLRIRGLVAHQEVVLGGVGETLTIRHDSLDRASFTPGVLTGLRAIASRPGLTVGLEHLLDLDV, from the coding sequence GTGCTGGCGGTGGGCGTGCTGGGTGCCCGCGGCAAGGTCGGGCGCGAGGTGTGCCGGGCGGTCGAGGCGGCCGCCGACACCCGCCTGGTCGCCGAGATCGACGTCGACGACGACCTGGAGGCCCTGGTGCGCTCCGGGGCCCGGGCGGTGGTGGACTTCACCCACCCCGACGTGGTCATGGACAACCTGGAGTTCTGCGTCTCCCACGGCATCCACGCCGTCGTCGGCACCACCGGCTTCGACGAGTCGCGGCTGCGGACGCTGCGGGGCTGGTTGGCCGACTCGCCCGGCACCGGCGTGCTCATCGCCCCGAACTTCTCGATCGGCGCGGTGCTGATGATGCGCTTCGCGGCTGCGGCGGCGCCGTTCTACGAGTCGGTCGAGATCGTCGAGCTGCACCACCCCGACAAGGCCGACGCGCCCTCGGGCACCGCACGGCACACCGCCGAGCTGGTCGCGGCCGCCCGCCGCGAGGCGGGGTGCGCCCCGGTGCCCGACGCCACCTCGACCGCCCTCGAGGGGGCCCGCGGCGCCGACGTCGAGGGCATCCGGGTGCACGGGCTGCGCATCCGCGGGCTGGTCGCCCACCAGGAGGTCGTGCTGGGCGGGGTGGGGGAGACCCTCACCATCCGCCACGACTCGCTCGACCGTGCCTCCTTCACCCCCGGGGTGCTGACCGGCCTGCGTGCCATCGCCTCGCGACCGGGCCTGACCGTGGGCCTGGAGCACCTGCTCGACCTCGACGTCTGA
- a CDS encoding M4 family metallopeptidase produces the protein MKTTMGLATAAVLAVGSLGVATAATSQAAPTAPTTTTGTTTALSGVHGADEARIAAAAVEALRAHPRAARAGAGQEVEVTDTVVDPDGSTHVRMERTFRGLRVLGGDLVVHRGAGAAQDAEGAEGAAWEGVSQTLDAPLALGTTPTLGADAAGARALAPAKELREVGRLERSGRPTLVVDAHGTEPVLAWEVVTTGVREDGTPSRLASYVDARTGRVLRREEQVHTADGQGESLYSGTVPLQVTQKGSAYELRDATRGGSHTTDMGGATDGFACSAFGWGCKSGTIVTSPSTTFGDGTNADPDTAAADAQYGTAVTWDYFKGEHGRDGIFGDGSGSYNRVHYGRDYVNAFWDGQKMTYGDGDGVNYGPLVSLDVAGHEMTHGITQNTANLTYSGESGGLNEATSDIFGTMVEFHAANSEDPGDYLVGEEFDLRNGRGFRRMDNPIADGKSPNCWSSNTKNLDVHYSSGVGNHFFYLLAEGSGAKTFGGVAHSSATCDGSTLTGIGREAAADIWFRALNVYMTSGTTYAQARTATIDAATDLYGAGSTQVGAVAAAWSAVSVS, from the coding sequence ATGAAGACCACGATGGGGCTGGCTACCGCCGCCGTCCTCGCCGTCGGCAGCCTCGGCGTCGCCACCGCAGCGACCAGCCAGGCAGCACCGACCGCGCCGACCACCACGACCGGCACCACGACCGCGCTGAGCGGCGTCCACGGGGCCGACGAGGCGCGGATCGCCGCGGCCGCCGTCGAGGCGCTGCGCGCCCACCCCCGCGCCGCCCGCGCCGGCGCCGGGCAGGAGGTCGAGGTGACCGACACGGTCGTCGACCCCGACGGCTCCACCCACGTGCGCATGGAGCGCACCTTCCGCGGCCTGCGGGTCCTCGGTGGCGACCTGGTCGTGCACCGGGGCGCCGGCGCCGCCCAGGACGCCGAGGGCGCCGAGGGCGCCGCGTGGGAGGGCGTCTCGCAGACCCTCGACGCCCCGCTCGCGCTGGGCACCACGCCCACGCTCGGCGCCGACGCCGCCGGCGCCCGCGCGCTGGCGCCGGCGAAGGAGCTGCGCGAGGTCGGCCGGCTGGAGCGGTCCGGCCGACCCACCCTGGTGGTCGACGCCCACGGCACCGAGCCGGTGCTGGCCTGGGAGGTCGTGACCACCGGGGTGCGCGAGGACGGGACCCCCAGCCGCCTGGCCAGCTACGTCGACGCCCGCACCGGCCGGGTGCTGCGCCGCGAGGAGCAGGTCCACACCGCCGACGGGCAGGGCGAGTCCCTCTACAGCGGCACCGTGCCGCTGCAGGTGACCCAGAAGGGCTCGGCCTACGAGCTGCGCGACGCCACCCGGGGCGGCAGCCACACCACCGACATGGGCGGGGCCACCGACGGCTTCGCCTGCTCGGCCTTCGGGTGGGGGTGCAAGAGCGGCACCATCGTGACCAGCCCCAGCACGACGTTCGGTGACGGCACCAACGCCGACCCCGACACCGCCGCCGCCGACGCCCAGTACGGCACCGCGGTGACCTGGGACTACTTCAAGGGCGAGCACGGCCGCGACGGGATCTTCGGCGACGGCTCGGGCTCCTACAACCGGGTGCACTACGGCCGCGACTACGTCAACGCCTTCTGGGACGGCCAGAAGATGACCTACGGCGACGGCGACGGCGTGAACTACGGTCCGCTGGTCTCCCTCGACGTCGCCGGTCACGAGATGACCCACGGCATCACCCAGAACACCGCGAACCTGACCTACTCGGGGGAGTCGGGCGGCCTCAACGAGGCCACCTCCGACATCTTCGGCACGATGGTGGAGTTCCACGCCGCCAACAGCGAGGACCCGGGCGACTACCTGGTGGGTGAGGAGTTCGACCTGCGCAACGGCCGGGGCTTCCGCCGGATGGACAACCCCATCGCCGACGGCAAGTCGCCCAACTGCTGGTCGAGCAACACCAAGAACCTCGACGTGCACTACTCCTCGGGCGTGGGCAACCACTTCTTCTACCTGCTGGCCGAGGGGTCGGGCGCGAAGACGTTCGGGGGCGTGGCGCACAGCTCCGCCACCTGCGACGGCTCGACCCTCACCGGCATCGGTCGCGAGGCGGCCGCCGACATCTGGTTCCGGGCGCTGAAC